A single region of the Stenotrophomonas sp. Marseille-Q4652 genome encodes:
- a CDS encoding PTS fructose IIA subunit family protein, giving the protein MTCGILLVTHPGIGSSLLAVATRLLRQLPLKTEAFEVPFDADLDVLLPQASAALRRVDGGNGVLVLTDLYGASPSNLASALARLGTPVRRVSALSLPMLLRVMNYPEQGLDQLPATAAAGTRNGAIIDDA; this is encoded by the coding sequence ATGACCTGTGGCATTCTCCTCGTTACCCATCCCGGAATCGGGTCCTCGCTGCTGGCAGTGGCGACCCGGCTCCTGCGGCAATTGCCGCTGAAGACAGAAGCTTTCGAAGTACCGTTCGATGCGGACCTGGACGTCCTGCTACCCCAGGCCTCGGCGGCGTTGCGCCGGGTCGATGGCGGCAATGGCGTGCTGGTGCTGACCGACCTGTACGGCGCCAGCCCCAGCAACCTGGCCAGTGCCCTGGCCCGCCTGGGCACGCCGGTGCGGCGGGTTTCCGCCTTGAGCCTGCCGATGCTGCTGCGAGTGATGAACTATCCGGAACAGGGACTGGACCAACTGCCGGCGACCGCGGCCGCCGGCACCCGCAATGGAGCGATCATCGACGATGCTTGA